aaataatgtatatacatgcacaatttaatttataagcaTATATTTAACGAAAAACACACTCTAGCacgaataataaaacaataccTTGCCGTTTTAGATTATATTTCATCGTGACTGATCTTATATCATCATcgtagaaagagagagaaaatagtttttatcttaaaaatcttCTTAATATCTTACGGTATTAAGTTTCGTTCGCTAGAAAATGATGTTAACCTGGCAACCGTCCGGGATATTAAACCGCAGAATCTTAAAGTTTCTTAACGCGCCGTAGTCAATTTTATGAAGCTTCTTGGTAATATTTACGAAAACAGCGTTCGCATTTGTTTATTGATTTATCGTAagaagttataaaatattaatcgttaTCTCTGAAGTCATAATGTTTTACGAGCAAACTTACGTTCGCATAAACACAAAAATCATACAAAAATCTCTGTTTtagatatatgtttttaagtaaaataaaaaactaaaaaggttaaaaaatatagtacatACGTACCTCAACGGATAATCGTTTCCGATTTACGTCGTGCATTggtttctatatataaaatacgttAGAATAcaagaattgaaaataaaaataaaaaaaaattatgtagtaTCTAATTACTTCTTGTGTTAGAAAGATTGATCATGTGAATCTAATTCCTTCGTTTCTCGTTTCGTTGTAACGTTCTGTGAGTAAAGGCTGTATTTAAATCTACATGAGAATCACCTGAATGTACTGGAGCAGCTGTTAGCGCCAACCGCGCCAACCGGTCTTCATCGTACTTCGTGAGTTGCGCAACAGTCATAAAACTCGGAGCACCATAACTTTTGGCGCCAACAGAGCACGAGGCGATATTTATTAGCGatcaacgaaaaataacagcgAAAATAAGTAAGTATATATgctacaatattaaaaacatttgctCAGTCACATGTGACAGTCATAATAAGCATTTTAAAAGCACATTGCAAGCTTAACCTAACAATGTTGCAGTGCCGCCAAGAAGAGCAGTAAAACGATCCGCTGAAGATCCCACAAAAGCGGAAAAAGCGCCGAAGCAGATCAAGAAGAAACCaggtataaattaataattttttattctataaaatttctcttGTTTCCAAGGGTTATATTGTTGTAAATATCGTAACCTATGTAGCTGCAAATGCTAAgggatagagagagaaagagagagagagagcacgcTTCGTacagcaaatataaaaagatcaGTCTTcatataatcttttatgttatgactgcaaaaaaaaacattaatattttcgaaaatttatataagttttgATAGATTGATGTAAAttgctttctttctctcttgtgtTAAGGAATCATttgcacaaatataatatgaacAAATTTCTCTTGTAGAATTAACTGTGAAGCCTGACTTACGTTCACTTAATATAACGGGTGGTGTTATATTCGTATTTGGACAAGGCGATTTTGGGCAACTTGGTCTTGGAGAAGATATTACTGAAAAGATGCGTCCAGCTGCTATACCCGAGTACCAAGACATTGTAGATATAGCAGCTGGTGCTATGCATAATGCATGCTTGAGAAAAACAGGAGAAGTATTGACCTTTGGATGTAATGATGAAGGAGCACTTGGACGAGACACTAGTAAGGAAGGATCTGAGACAGTACCAGGCATAGTTGAATTACCTGGTAAAGCTATTCAGGTGACAACAGGAGACTCGCACAGTGCCGCATTGTTAGAAGATGGCCGAGTATTTGCATGGGGTACATTTAGGGTATGATTtttctatctattttttattcttgtataAACCTTGcttatttacaatttgttgattaaaaaaatgtaattaatgtaataaattgatttgtaAACTAGGACATACATGGTTCTATGGGATTAACATTGAAAGGAAATGAACGATTTCCTGTGGAAGTATTACCTAATGTAAAAATCGTCAAAATAGCATCAGGGAGTGATCATTTAGTATTACTTAGTGAAAATGGACGTGTATATACCTGCGGACGCGGTGAACAAGGACAACTAGGACGAGTAGCTGCACGAACAGCCAGCAGAAATACGCGACAAGGAATGGGTCCCTTATTGACTCCAGGCATAGTTGAATTCAAAATCAGTAAGAAACTCCTGTTTGATGATATATGGGCAGGAAACTTTTGCACATTTGCTAAGGAACATCAGAAAGGGGACATATACGTATTTGgtctaaataatttctatcaaATTGGTAagacaaacatttttaaaaaagattatacagttttcaattttatttctcatatatttgttgaaatttcAGGTTTAAAAAAGCAAGATACTCACTTTCACCCACAAATGTCGAAAACCTTTAGTGGCAAAATATGGAGACATATCAGCAGTGGAGAACATCACACCATAGCCCTTGATGACAAAGGACAAGTTTTTGTCTTGGGTCGCAAGGAATATGGTCGTCTTGGACTTGGACCTAATTGTTCGGACGCGGAGGAACTTACATTAGTCCCTGCTCTACGTTCTGCTAAG
This genomic window from Linepithema humile isolate Giens D197 chromosome 5, Lhum_UNIL_v1.0, whole genome shotgun sequence contains:
- the Rcc1 gene encoding regulator of chromosome condensation, whose product is MPPRRAVKRSAEDPTKAEKAPKQIKKKPELTVKPDLRSLNITGGVIFVFGQGDFGQLGLGEDITEKMRPAAIPEYQDIVDIAAGAMHNACLRKTGEVLTFGCNDEGALGRDTSKEGSETVPGIVELPGKAIQVTTGDSHSAALLEDGRVFAWGTFRDIHGSMGLTLKGNERFPVEVLPNVKIVKIASGSDHLVLLSENGRVYTCGRGEQGQLGRVAARTASRNTRQGMGPLLTPGIVEFKISKKLLFDDIWAGNFCTFAKEHQKGDIYVFGLNNFYQIGLKKQDTHFHPQMSKTFSGKIWRHISSGEHHTIALDDKGQVFVLGRKEYGRLGLGPNCSDAEELTLVPALRSAKCIDVGAGSRESFAITESGELYSWGMGTNGNLGTGDVKDVEEPVLVKGKQLEGKTVVRVSGGGQHTLALAIIRPVKDKTAG